CCTCCGGGTCCCGGTAGTAGGCGCAGGTGTAGACCATATTCTCGCAAAGGAACGTCTTGTAGAATTCATTGGACAGATCGTAGTGATACGAGATCGCTTCCCGGTCAAATTCCTTGGTTCGGGATTTGGCCATCTTTCTCTCTCCCTGTACTTGATTGGACCCGGCTCAACCGATGCCGAAGGCACCCTCGAGCACGAGGCGCCGGCGGAGCCAAGCG
This genomic window from bacterium contains:
- a CDS encoding class I SAM-dependent methyltransferase; this encodes MAKSRTKEFDREAISYHYDLSNEFYKTFLCENMVYTCAYYRDPEGGLDQAQRDKLDLVCRKIRLTPGEDYLDIGCGWGSRASWAAK